The DNA segment AGTCCCGAGCCTGGAAATCTGTGAGGTTGTTACAGGGGTGCCAAGCCTGGGAATCTGTGAGTAGGTTGTTACAGGAGTGCCAAGCCTGGGAATTTGTGAGGAGGTTGTTACAGGAGTGCAAAGCCTGGGAATCTGTGAGATGGTTGTTACAGTAGTGTCTAGCCTGGGAATCTGTGACGAGGTTGTTACAGGAGTGCCTAGCCATGGAATCTGTGAGGAGGTTGTTACAGGAGTGCCTAGCCTGAGAATCTGTGAGGAGGTTGTAACAGGTGTGCCAAGCATGGAATTTGTGAGGAGGTTGTTTCATGAGTGCCCTGCCCGGGAATCTGTGAGGAGGTTGTTACATGATTGCCGTGCCCGGGAATCTGGGAGGAGGTTGTTACATGAGTGCCGAGCCCGGGAATCTGTGAGGAGGTTGTTACAGCAGTGCCATGCCTGGGAATCAGTGAGGAGGTTGTTACAGTAGTGCCTAGCCTGGGAATCTGTCAGGAGGTTGTTACAGGAGTGCCGTGCCTGGGAATCTGTGAGGAGGTTGTTACTGGAGTGCCTAGCCTGGGAATCTGTGAGGAGGTTGTTACAGGAGTGCTGAGCCTGGGAATCTGTGAGGAGGTTGTTACAGGAGTGCCGAGCCTGGGAATCTGTGAGGAGGTTGTTACAGGAGTGCCATGCCTGGGAATCAGTGAGGAGGTTGTTACATGAGTGCCGAGCCTGGGAATCTGTGAGGAGGTTGTTACAGGAGTGCCATGCCTGGGAATCAGTGAGGAGGTTGTTACATGAGTGCCGAGCCTGGGAATCTGTGAGGAGGTTGTTACAGTAGTGCCTAGCCTGGGAATCTGTCAGGAGGTTGTTACATGAGTGCCGAGCCTGGGAATCTGTGAGGAGGTTGTTACAGGAGTGCCATGCCTGGGAATCAGTGAGGAGGTTGTTACATGAGTGCCGAGCCTGGGAATCTGTGAGGAGGTTGTTACAGGAGTGCTGTGCCTGGGAATCTGTGAGGAGGTTGTTACAGGAGTGCCTAGCCTGGGAATCTGTGAGGAGGTTGTAACAGGAGTGCAGTGCCTGGGAATCAGTGAGGAGGTTGTTACATGAGTGCCGAGCCTGGGAATCTGTGAGGAGGTTGTTACAGGAGTGCCATGCCTGGGAATCAGTGAGGAGGTTGTTACATGAGTGCCGAGCCTGGGAATCAGTGAGGAGGTTGTTACAGTAATGCCTAGCCTGGGAATCTGTCAGGAGGTTGTTACAGGAGTGCCTAGCCTGGGAATTTGTGAGGAGGTTGTTACATGAGTGCCTAGCCTGGAAATGTGTGAGGAGGTTGTTACAGGAGTGCCAAGCCCGGGAATTTGTGAGGAGGTTGTTACAGGAGTGCCTAGCCTGGGAATCTGTGAGGAGGTTGTAACAGGAGTGCCTAGCCTGGGAATCTGTGAGGAGATTGTTACAGGAGTGCCAAGCCTGGGAATTTGTGAGGAGGTTGTTACTGGAGTGCCTAGACTGGGAATCTGTGAGGAGGTTGTTACAGGAGTGCCGTGCCTTGGAATCAGTGAGGAGGTTGTTACAGGAGTGCCGAGCCCAGGAATCTGTGAGGAGGTTGTTACAGGAATGCCTAGCCTGGGAATCTGTGAGGAGGTTGTTACAGGAGTGCCGAGCCCGGGAATCTGTTAGGAGGTTGTTACAGGAGTGCCAAGCCCGGGAATCTGTGAGGAGGTACAGGAGTGCCTAGCCTGGGAATCTGTGAGGAGGTTGTTACAGGAGTGCCAAGCCCGGGAATCTGTGAGGAGGTTGTTACAGGAGTGCCTTGCCCGGGAATCTGTGAGGAGGTACAGGAGTGCCTAGCCTGGGAATCTGTGAGGAGGTTGTTACAGGAGTGCCAAGCCTGGGAATCTGTGAGGAGGTTGTTACAGTAGTGCCTTGCCTGGGATCTGTGAAGAGGTTGTAACAGGAGTGCCTAGCCCGGGAATCTGTGAGGAGGTTGTTACAGGAGTGCCTAGCCTGGGAATCTGTGAGGAGGTTGTTACAGGAGTGCCTAGCCTGGGAATCTGTGAGGAGGTTGTTACAGGAGTGCCAAGCCCGGGAATCTGTGAGGAGGTTGTTACAGGAGTGCTGTGCCTGGGAATCTGTGAGGAGGTTGTTACAGGAGTGCCTAGCCTGGGAATCTGTGAGGAGGTTGTAACAGGAGTGCAGTGCCTGGGAATCAGTGAGGAGGTTGTTACAGGAGTGCCTAGCTTGGGAATCTGTGAGGAGGTTGTTACAGGAGTGCCGAGCCCAGGAATCTGTGAGGAGGTTGTTACAGGAGTGCCAAGCCTGGGAATCTGTGAGGTGGTTGTTACAGTAGTGCCTAGCCTGGGAATCTGTGAGGAGGTTAATACAGGAGTGCCTAGCCTGGGAATCTGTGAGGAGGTTGTTACAGGAGTGCCGTGCCTGGGAATTTGTGAGGAGGTTGCTACAGGAGTGCCTAGCCTGGGAATCTGTGAGGAGGTTGTTACAGGAGTGCCTAGCCTGGGAATCTGTGAGGAGGTTGTTACAGGAGTGCCTAGTCTGGGAATCTGTGAGGAGGTTGTTACAGGAGTGCTGGCCTGGGAATCTGTGAGGAGGTTGTTACAGGAGTGCCTATCCTGGGAATCTGTGAGGAGGTTGTTACAGGAGTGCCTAGACAGGAATCTGTGAGGAGGTTGTTACAGGAGTGCCTAGACAGGAATCTGTGAGGAGGTTGTTACAGGAGTGCCTAGCCTCACTGGGACTCTGTGAGGAGGTTGTAACAGGAGTGCCTAGCCTGGGAATCTGTGACGAGGTTGTTACAGGAGTGCCTAGCCATGGAATCTGTGAGGAGGTTGTTACAGGAGTGCCTAGCCTGAGAATCTGTGAGGAGGTTGTAACAGGTGTGCCAAGCATGGGAATTTGTGAGGAGGTTGTTTCATGAGTGCCCTGCCCGGGAATCTGTGAGGAGGTTGTTACATAATTGCCGTGCCCGGGAATCTGGGAGGAGGTTGTTACATGAGTGCCGAGCCCGGGAATCTGTGAGGAGGTTGTTACATGAGTGATGAGCCCGGGAATCTGTGAGGAGGTTGTTACATGATTGCCTGGCACAGGAATCTGTGAGGAGGTTGTTACAGGAGTGCCGAGCCCGGGAATCTGTGAGGAGGTTGTTACTGGAGTGCTGAGCCCAGGAATCAGTGAGGAGGTTGTTACAGGAGTGCTGAGCCTCGAACTTTGTGAGAGTTTGTTACATGAGTGTAGAGCCCGGGAATCTGTGAGGAGGTTTTTACATCAATGCATCTTCATGATCCCCCTGGATGTATTAACAATTTCATCCCAACCCCACCCCTTGAtttgttacaaacatatttctgaaaatttaaACCAAAGTACAATAAAATGTGCCAACAACACTAGTATCATTGACATACTCCAAATGAAGTATCTCTGTAAAAGGTAGTGGGTATATTTTATGTTGAACAGTTTTTGTAACAATCGCTCATACCTAGGACAGTTATGTACATTTCAAATTGCTTGCAGCTCATGCATTAATTCCTGTGACATATACCATGCATCAGCTGCTACATTTCCTATTAAATTATGCTGTGACATATTGTAAATGCCAAATTATTTATCAtgaagaaaattaattttatgtattgaTGAAATGATTGGATACTCATGTTTCTGAGAGAGAAAGTGTTCCGGACAAATATAGAATAACAACTGTTCATGCAGTACATAAATTGATTTTTACATATTCAACATTTGCTTTACCTTAAGGTTTCCAAGTTGACAATAACAGTCTTATCATAGTCTTCGCTTGTAAACTTTGCAAGATTGCAAGAGTATAGTTTCTTTGAGCATTTTGTAAATCACTGCAATACAAATTCCTGCTGCcttttttgcaaaacaatttgCAGCAATTAGTTTTGGCATGAAGATTTGGCAATTCAAGATACCGGGTAATTTAGAAACGTAATTAAGGAATTTTTTTTTCTGCCATAATCTAGCTTCAAAATCATAATTACAATCTGTGACTTTATTGCATTTACAAccttaaaacaaatgcataaacttcTGTAGGACC comes from the Mya arenaria isolate MELC-2E11 chromosome 13, ASM2691426v1 genome and includes:
- the LOC128213817 gene encoding uncharacterized protein LOC128213817: MNSRALHSCNKLSQSSRLSTPVTTSSLIPGLSTPVTTSSQIPGLGTPVTTSSQIPVPGNHVTTSSQIPGLITHVTTSSQIPGLGTHVTTSSQIPGHGNYVTTSSQIPGQGTHETTSSQIPMLGTPVTTSSQILRLGTPVTTSSQIPWLGTPVTTSSQIPRLGTPVTTSSQSPSEARHSYSQDRHSCNNLLTDSQASTPVTTSSQIPRLGTPVTTSSQIPRLGTPVTTSSQIPRLGTPVATSSQIPRHGTPVTTSSQIPRLGTPVLTSSQIPRLGTTVTTTSQIPRLGTPVTTSSQIPGLGTPVTTSSQIPKLGTPVTTSSLIPRHCTPVTTSSQIPRLGTPVTTSSQIPRHSTPVTTSSQIPGLGTPVTTSSQIPRLGTPVTTSSQIPRLGTPVTTSSQIPGLGTPVTTSSQIPDSRAWHSCNNLLTDSRARHSCNNLLTDSQARHSCNNLLTDSWARHSCNNLLTDSKARHSCNNLLTDSQSRHSSNNLLTNSQAWHSCNNLLTDSQARHSCYNLLTDSQARHSCNNLLTNSRAWHSCNNLLTHFQARHSCNNLLTNSQARHSCNNLLTDSQARHYCNNLLTDSQARHSCNNLLTDSQAWHSCNNLLTDSQARHSCNNLLTDSQALHSCYNLLTDSQARHSCNNLLTDSQAQHSCNNLLTDSQARHSCNNLLTDSQAWHSCNNLLTDSQARHSCNNLLTDSQARHYCNNLLTDSQARHSCNNLLTDSQAWHSCNNLLTDSQARHSCNNLLTDSQAWHSCNNLLTDSQARHSCNNLLTDSQAQHSCNNLLTDSQARHSSNNLLTDSQARHSCNNLLTDSQARHYCNNLLTDSQAWHCCNNLLTDSRARHSCNNLLPDSRARQSCNNLLTDSRAGHS